The following proteins are encoded in a genomic region of Aquificaceae bacterium:
- a CDS encoding glycerophosphodiester phosphodiesterase — translation MGVFEALKTFLVGHRGVPELELENTLQSIEKAIELGAHVVEVDIQRTRDGVFVLSHDDNLLRVFGVGLNIRDASWEEVAKVQKNGYRPARLEEAFELVKGKVGLFLEIKHPEDAEGVYKKVLEYKAEEWTAIISFYPQALEVLRGKITTGLVYSKPPGMIPEAKKLGCLFVLPKYGLATQKAVDFAHRLKLKVVAWTVNDPQKARELFERGVDGIATDNVKKLKDTTLST, via the coding sequence ATGGGGGTATTTGAGGCTTTAAAAACCTTTCTTGTAGGACACAGGGGAGTGCCAGAGCTTGAGTTGGAAAACACCTTACAGTCTATAGAAAAAGCCATTGAGCTTGGTGCACATGTGGTAGAGGTAGACATACAAAGAACGAGGGATGGGGTTTTTGTGCTTAGCCATGATGATAACCTGCTTAGAGTTTTTGGTGTAGGCTTAAATATAAGGGACGCAAGCTGGGAAGAGGTGGCAAAGGTTCAAAAAAATGGTTATCGCCCTGCAAGGCTTGAGGAAGCCTTTGAGTTGGTAAAAGGTAAGGTAGGCTTGTTTTTAGAGATAAAGCATCCAGAAGATGCGGAAGGGGTTTACAAAAAGGTATTAGAATACAAGGCAGAGGAATGGACCGCCATAATAAGTTTTTACCCTCAGGCACTTGAGGTGCTAAGGGGGAAAATAACCACTGGTCTTGTCTATTCAAAGCCACCGGGTATGATACCAGAGGCTAAGAAATTAGGTTGTCTGTTTGTCCTTCCCAAGTATGGGCTTGCCACTCAAAAGGCGGTAGATTTTGCTCACAGACTAAAGCTAAAGGTGGTTGCTTGGACCGTAAACGACCCACAAAAGGCAAGGGAGCTTTTTGAAAGGGGTGTGGATGGCATAGCAACAGACAACGTAAAAAAGCTCAAGGATACAACCCTTTCTACTTAA